In Plasmodium malariae genome assembly, contig: PmUG01_00_41, whole genome shotgun sequence, the DNA window attgcttaatgaaaaaattgttacaaaaatattactttatttacattaatttaAGGATACtacaaatgaaataaatttacaaataaaaacaatatatatagtgtACAATATCTACagaataaataagaaaaaatagcaaTGTAATTTACTTTGATGTATGATTTagtaatttttctatttttatctaTAGACGGatacttttactttttatttattcctttataaatacatgaagtcaataataaaatttaaacgttcattataataaatggtcataaatatataaacagtaaatgatttattgataatatatttaccaaAACAAACAATATTATAGtccattatttatattcccTATGTACTGTAACCATAACAGTGATAATTATGAATACATGATAATTACAGAGAATTATAGCAATTATCCtgatatataacattttattattgtactctttaaaaaattttattcctacaattgtataattaaataacagAGATAAGttgaaaatattacaaatactattatatttttataatttaacattattaataCACTCATAGTACAACTTATTAAGACTCATATATAACTAGTTTATATGTTTCCATACTTTATCGTCTAACACTTTTTCTAAtagataatattttcatgtgAATTATAAGGAAACtaagttttaaaattaaatataaaacatatatgtaaatatattataaaattggttacgaaaaataattacactACAGCATATGATGGAGCTAAACAATTGCTtgaaaatacaatttttctGATTGAGCAACATTCATGATATCTAAATATTGTTTTctccaatttttttaaattaatctatatttttctatattatttatatttttcctaaaTTAAGTAATAACGTATAAGTAGATTAATatccttatataatatttaatcttatacttatttaataCGTAAAACATAAATGCAATGttctcttatatatatatttgtattaacgttttattattatatcattcACTTGTAGATTCGATATtgttttttacaatattaacTTCTgaatctattatttttactaatacACTGTGCTTTTAATTATggttttcaaatataaaagcatttaaaataatttttttttttctcctaatcattattgtataaaaggaaattaaCATATTCTTACATTTACAATAGTAATTTTacaacattttattattttttaacgattacaaattcttcatataaataataaattattacacttatttaattaaaacatcTACGAAAATACATGGAAATTTTTCTAACAGACCTAGTTAAAACCTATGTAaccaaaaagaaaataaatgttcatatgtattatttaaaaaaatataattttatttttaatttcattttatttaaaaaaagaaatgttaccaataaaaattaattagtaATTTTCAGTATAAACTACATATGTTTCTATGCTTctagaatataatattatatatttacataatatattattagacataaaaaatgaggaaatataaataaaaaacacagattattatataaaagtagaaaaaacatattcttttttattatccctaataataatttatctttttctatagaaatgaatgtatataaaattttaatattatgaaaaaaaaaaaagtatttttgcatattatttgttaacatttgattacatttaattcattaatttaaacGTTTAGTTTGtaaaaatcataaaatatataccgtatatttataaatttaacatataatttatatttaattaattttttagatataaaattaactttacaattaagatatataataaaatgataaatagtagtcattttcatttaattgtgtatatttagaaataataagtTATTGAACTATTATAAGTACCTGAAATTGATAAAGatattatattgtaaatttatattttatatcaaaaaagtaaaaaataataatccGTTGTAAGGAAATTTacaatgttatttttttacagttaatttaacatataacttattttatatagtaaATACTATGTTTGcttttataacatatatatatgtactacaattaaacaaaatacgTCTTCATCGtgtcaataaaaataaatcaagacatatttttatttatattaattgtaataaaaaaaatttcaaattatgtcaacaaatattcattttaaactagagaaaaatgaaaacatataaaaaagtatttttatagtcaaaatataaattaacacaagcaataaataaaattatatatattgtcccacttaatattaattataacacacaaagacatatttttcatacaaatatattcaataattcaaaatattcaatTTGGATAAAACGATACCTTAAATTacaaactaaaaaatattatatattagatttcacaaaaaaaataagatttttttttactggtGTGTATCCTTTAGAAaagatatatgtatttacacTTATAATCTTTATTTAACTATAAGTATTCATATTATGAATACAATTCAAGATATTACAGTTAACTgttcatattaaatatttcattacgCAAAgacaaatattaattattattcatttacctttttctgaacttaattttttcatatttttaacttttttatgataataaaaaacaccTGATATAAGTATGATACCTAATATGAATAAAGgcacaaaatatattagaaatcCCAAAAAATATGGTACACAATGATTTTCGAATCTAACTGGAGATCCTTGCTTTTTTACCAAAATTTTTGTGAACCATTTTAAAGGAGGTCTGTTCAGAATgtcatataaatgtactaAGGCCGGAGAAGCAGgttttgtatataatgttGAAAGATTTTTAATGTGTGAAAGATATGGAATTTTAATTAGTTCCTCAACACCTATGACAGGTGAACAGAGAAGTATCACTTTATACAAAACATACGTAAGCCCATATCCACAAAATTTatctaatataaatgatattgCTAACAccaaaaatagtaataaaggTAAAGCAAGTCGTAATCCgcattttttaagtattatttttttataaattttatcacTAATTGTCCTGTtctttttaagaaaatctgcataatcaagttctttgaatatttttttttctaaatgggaatatttttttgtttcaaatatacaagATTTACTTTTTGTATCTTTTCTATGACTTCTTGCATTAGTTGGTAAAGTTccatttgaatattttttttttctttcagaatatttttctttactaGTGATATCACTTTTATTGTTTACTCCGTTAGGTAACTGATCATTAATACATGTAATACTTGAATGATTATACTGTTTATAATTTGCAAGTGAACgataatttcttatatataattctctATGATGATTGTAGTTTATATCAAAAAGCTTGTTAAATGccatctaaaaaaaataatatcaataattattatgtatacgattaaatattatcattCTAAAAAAcagcattaaaaaaaacacaacACAAAacgtataaataatacaaatttcctgaagtaatattaatataccatatatatgtaaaaatggcACATCCAAAATAAAAGgctaaaagtaaaaattttaataaataacagTGACTTAATTTGTTGTTCCATAATATAGATCTTTTATATTGTACAATATactaaaaaagtatataattaataataatataatacactTTTAATAAGGGgcactattattatttatttaacttctttttttattatattgtaataaaacaaaattaaatgtatgcACCTATAAATTCTTTTACGACAGAGATAAAGAAAAGTAaccttaaaaatataaacaaaaattataatattaatattatttataaaagtgtaactttacataatataatataaaatgaattcggtaataaatattcaaaatatgaaaattatttattcaaaatagTGAATTAATTGAattaccatttttttaattttctaaataaaatgatatatatatatatatatatatatatatatatatatatgattccATAATATTTCCATGTAGGGTATATATAAGGAATATAGAATGTAGagaatatagaaaatagaTAATTATCAACATTAAGTGAATATTACTCATTTAATtgatttttccttattaattattataacagtataataataaagaaagaaaagaataggTTATacaactttttattttatttttttgtcctCTTGTCACTAGTTACcccataaatatattctttattatattatttataatatatttataacatcaAATTTTTAGCGTATGActtaataagtatatatttaaaaggtatataaaagcttatcatttatttcttaaaaataattgttgAAAGATATTGTATCTAATTAGATATAATTtgtactattatatataaaagaatagtCTATAAGTTTAcctactttttttatattaatttttatttttgtaatgttatatatatatttataagaaatacagaaataaagaaatatatatttatagagtCATTTTGTACAAAgtatatagtataataatgttatagaaaatatactttagttatttaattcgattataaaatgaatatttttttttgtcaatatatatttcatatatatttaaataattttttaaaaaagtttttaacTCGAAAAATTACATAAGATAAAAACTAATCTGAGAAAGGCTTAATCTcctcatttataaaaatgattcaataatttttaaatagataATGTTCCGTTAATAATTGATACATTAATGTAGAATTAtgtctttatttattaataatatcaaacttgaaatatataaaaaatctaCTGAAAAAAACTTTACATCAAATAAGTTATGAAATCtgtattttacataatatttttatataaatatgacgtgttatatttacttctaaataaaaaatatatttaaacacaAAAACTAATATGGTTTTGTTTTATCTATATGAAAACAACGTAATATAtggaaattaaaattaacgtataaagaatttttttaaaagttcataaaaattatcacttaaaatcataaaaaaaataaaaataaataatttttaaaaatataaattcattaGATTAGTGAAGTTATATTATCTGTAATCCtacatattaaattaaaagatcacatatttatcataatgtaaatgtacatgatacatattgtatatataatttttgcttattaagcacatatttatattgttaatatagAGAAATATCAATTTCACATTTATATGTttgagaaaaatatttatttacattaaatGCACAAACGTATTAAATTAcatcaaaataattaattattttaataaatataagttaAAAACACGAGaactgttaaaaatatataatatatttttctttacctTAGTgcagtaatatatatttgtttattatctAGGgagcataaaaaaatagtttaaaTTATACAATTGTTTTATGTgagattataattttattaagcATAAAGCGAAATTTTATTGGAttcatgaaaaatattatttctgaaaacaatatatgaaatgtatataggatataatttcatttccTCATGCTGCAACAGtttattttaagaatttaccaatacataaataaacactaaaatacataataaagaaatgaaataCAATACAGTTATGGTTCTCTCACTAGAGTATAATAATCATCTTTGTAATTCATTCTCTAATAgacaataaattttttaatggaataagatatacaaaaaataacaaaaacattatatatgaatgtattcTTATAGAGTAAATAATAGATATACATACGcgcttaatattttatactttgggtattatttatatatttccgacaatatatataataaaatcatCTATATAATAgatttccaaaaaaaaaaaaatatatttctcaCTGTAAATGGATTATATATAGAAGATTCTCACTTCTTGACTAATTTTCTTGCTGAAGCTGTTGAATTATCTATAACATTACACTAAACTTTTCCACTATATGCTGATTTAATATTATCGATTTCATTATCGGAACCATCTTATCTAAttccatataatatatccTTAATCGTGTATTTCCCGTtactttcttattttctgATAATGAAAAACCATTTGTTCCATATAAGGTAATATCATTACTGTTTTAATTATCTAAAGATTTATTTAAAGTACatcataatgaaaaaataatatttttattatttattatatgatgAATCTAcctataatgaaaattttcatataagtacatttattatcagttaacaaaaaatataaggcAAGTTTTCAGCGATGTCATCGTTATACAGTATGGTATAAATTAGAACATCcccaaatataaaatataattataagagtttttactaaaataaaaaaataaattttttctttcatattaTAACTGTTTATCCACtagataataatgaaaaggtatatttattcacatagttattatattttttaaaagaacaaaaaacttcataaataaaatacatgtatacagtATATTAAagcaaatataattttaaatatatttttgtaaatatttccaAGAAtgttattatgaaaaaggtaacataaataaataactttctgtaaatgtaatattattcataaattctcaaaaaatatatatatatattaatactctAACAGAACAAGTATAAGTGTTTATTATAagtaattttcataataacattaaaataaaatggattaTTCAGTTCATaaagattttattttaccactaaaataaaaaaaatatatgcgaTAAGAATAGATACTTTAGCTTATACTAGTAATATAGTcattaatttgttatttagCAACTTAAGAATGAGCATACTTCATTATATAGTTTATGcttttaaaacattatattataatagaaaaacacaaattattctatagtatacaatagtattaataggaattaaagagaaaaaaaaataaaaaaagacaaatttattttatgacaCATGTTActctataatatattctataaacCTACTACACGTATAGCATTTAtactgtaataatataaaaattacattctAAGGTTTAAATAGAGTACAAACTTTAATTACAAACTACTATCcaatttaacattttaatatatttttaccattGTGTTATAAACGatatactataatttttatataatttaaaagaatacattttttttaccattacTGAGgtgaaatatattacatttaaaaataaagcaatttatatttttttattattttattttttagaaaaaaaaattataaatttatatgttctatagaaataataatattaaaaaaggagaagaatttaataaaataatattttagtaaatatgttacttaaaaaaaaaaattctaataaaaaatcactgcaaataatataatttacaacaaaaaataactttgtttagaaatgcaaaaatataatatataaaaaaacaaataataaaattttggaGAATATTTAATGcctactttatattttaacatttttatggATCAGataaaaacttatatatttttcattgatttacatataaatattactgagaaccatattttaaattacatatataaacttaaaataaattagatattttatgaaaagtatctataaaaaaggaatagtTATATTCAATAGTTTTTGTTTAATAGcgtaaatgtaaataattataaagcacaatttattattttgatagtataattataaattgaTCAGAATATTTGCAAGTAAATTACATctatacaaaaaatacatatttaaaaaaaaatataataatgctttatatttataataggccatataacacatattacattataatattgcgcccaaataagaaaataatctTCGTTATTTCagtttttcatatatatgcagtatatatatagatatatatatatataaaaagattcATTCTTCAAGACCTTTAAATGATTCTTTCATTTGGATGTCCGCTTGtcaaaatttacaaatttgtgttaatataaaaatataaaagtaattatcttaataattaaaactatctaataataataatatagtatgGCATAAATTACATGAATTTATAAGctccatttttataattccttTCTAAATATTTGTGTAACTAATAcagttaataatatttaggaacataatttttgcctaaattattttatatatgttagaactattaaaaatttccagatcaatttaaattaaataattgcatatattcagaaaaatgaatgaacattcaataaacaattttcattttttctaaatactTTAGTTCCTGAATGAACAAATACTATATGAGAGAGTAGaagtattaaatatatatatatgtttcatatatgcatatttattaattcatatatacttaaattaaTCTATtcatactttttaaattattgtatatataatgtcaattttaaatataatttctcataaatataacttttgttatattatattaagtttcttttaatttagcATGTACTTAATGCTATAATAAGTCATAcgattttttttgttttaatattttgttcaaaaaataatatgtgctatacatatttttagggaaattatttctttctaattatttcattacttaatattttcaaaataatacatattatacaaCTATTAAATCTTATCTACAATTCTAATATTACTATGACCTCTATTGATGTATGTCCACATAaacgtttatatattaaaatattcaataaCATTAGGACCATTATGAGTTTTATGCATGTGTGTTTCATTTTACTCTAGAAATATAcagatatttattttttctaataaagtAGTTAACAACTGATCTAATACATTCTCATTACAAATAagataacatatatatatatatataatgtaattcttataaaaaaaaaaaaaaaaattaacgtataatttttccttttttttgttacaatTAAATACATTCATTACATTCAAACTTGCATACATAATTTccttatgcatattttttattactacaTGTGTATCTTATCTTAGATActtgttttattattgtgaaaataatgaacatatttatcaaaatataagtacattttatgtatatgtacacttagttacatatatgaaatgTTTACTATCATATTACGATGAATTAATAGATTTTAGCCTTTTGATTATACCTTTTCTCCTTATACATTTGTATTGTTTATAtcgtttttttttgcattctcCATGTTTACGATGAATGCATTAATTGATTTCCATATAAAGATATTTAATAGAGGTAATCAGACGTACGATAACATTTCtgatgtaatataaaatgggCTACAGTTAAAcgaattttcttttaaaataattaatttaaccAGCTCACAGTTCAAGTgagttataatatatatgctttcTTATcccttttctttattaacGTCCTTAAGGGAAGTAACTCTTTTAGCGAATTCATGCATTgtctttatattttcttgttatttatcttaattttatcattcgTTCCATTCTCTTTTAAGTACATGTACTTATCCCAAATTTTtcagatatataaaaaataaacataagtTGGTAATATCtgtaaagtaatataaattaatttccAATATGCAAAAGtctgtatacatatacatgtgtacacatattttcccttttataacatttcattataaataatctaAAACATACAATGGGAGACAGTAtaaataagcatatatatatgattgcTTGTCATGTGCACACAAATGCAtctaataatgaataatGCTATTCTACTAACGTGTATAGGTATGAACTCAAT includes these proteins:
- the PmUG01_00070400 gene encoding fam-l protein, whose amino-acid sequence is MEQQIKSLLFIKIFTFSLLFWMCHFYIYMMAFNKLFDINYNHHRELYIRNYRSLANYKQYNHSSITCINDQLPNGVNNKSDITSKEKYSERKKKYSNGTLPTNARSHRKDTKSKSCIFETKKYSHLEKKIFKELDYADFLKKNRTISDKIYKKIILKKCGLRLALPLLLFLVLAISFILDKFCGYGLTYVLYKVILLCSPVIGVEELIKIPYLSHIKNLSTLYTKPASPALVHLYDILNRPPLKWFTKILVKKQGSPVRFENHCVPYFLGFLIYFVPLFILGIILISGVFYYHKKVKNMKKLSSEKGK